The DNA segment TGCGCATGGATCAGAGTCAGCAGCTTAGCGCCTATCAGGTGGTGAACGAGTGGGAATACCAGGAGCTTGTACGCATCTTTTTTCAGTTTGGTGAGGAAAGCTTTGCCAAGCAGATTGCAAGAAAAATAGAAAAAGCAAGAGAGACAAAGCCGATCGAAACAACCCTTGAGCTGGTGGATGTTATCAAATCCGCCCTGCCCGCAAAGGTGCTGAATAAAAAGGGACATCCGGCGAAAAAGGTATTTCAGGCAATCCGTATCGCTGTCAATGATGAGCTCGGGGAGCTGCAGATGGTGCTGCGGGATGCATTAGCACTTCTTCATGTAGGAGGAAGACTTTGTGTTATCAGCTTTCAGTCATTGGAGGATCGTATCGTAAAGGATACGTTTGTGGCCTGCAGCAAGCCAAAGCAATATGACAAACGGCTTCCAATCCTGCCACAGGATATGGAGGAAGCACCCTACCGGCTGGTGAATAAAAAGCCGATAACTGCAACGGAGGATGAGCTGAGGGAAAATATGCGCTCGCACTCCGCAAAGCTTAGATGTATAGAAAGGATCAGGTGAGGAACATGGCGAAGGCAAAAATTGTGAAAAGAAAAAGAAGACTGCGTATCGAGGGTCTTGCGACTCTGCTGTTAACGGTATCCATTTTCGGATATTTTGGTGCCAAGTTTGCACTGAAGTCCTATAATATAACACTGCAGCTGAAGGCACAGGAGAGTGAGCAGAAGGCAACGGCATTGAAAGAGGACGTGGCAAATCTGGAGGCGGATATTACAAAGCTGGAGGATCGTGACCGCGTACTTGGAATGGCGGAAAAAGAGGGGATCAAAACGAATCAGGACAACGTTGTTGTTGTAGATAAAGACGAAAAGAAATAACAAAGGCGTGATGATATGAACCCGAAAAGAAGTA comes from the Erysipelotrichaceae bacterium 66202529 genome and includes:
- the rsmH gene encoding 16S rRNA (cytosine(1402)-N(4))-methyltransferase RsmH, producing the protein MMKHYSVLLQESIDNLAIRSDGIYVDGTLGRGGHSAEILARIPQGHLYAFDRDASAIEESRERLARIGSNVTLIHSNFSNVKSELEARGVTGIDGMVLDLGVSSPQFDEAQRGFSYRFDAPLDMRMDQSQQLSAYQVVNEWEYQELVRIFFQFGEESFAKQIARKIEKARETKPIETTLELVDVIKSALPAKVLNKKGHPAKKVFQAIRIAVNDELGELQMVLRDALALLHVGGRLCVISFQSLEDRIVKDTFVACSKPKQYDKRLPILPQDMEEAPYRLVNKKPITATEDELRENMRSHSAKLRCIERIR
- a CDS encoding cell division protein FtsL; this encodes MAKAKIVKRKRRLRIEGLATLLLTVSIFGYFGAKFALKSYNITLQLKAQESEQKATALKEDVANLEADITKLEDRDRVLGMAEKEGIKTNQDNVVVVDKDEKK